TTCACGAGTTTAGAGAGTGCCCGTTGATAGGCGTGGCGTGCTTCCGCACTTTCGCCAGCGTTATAGAGATGCGTCATCGTGAAATAGCGTGTGAAGGCGCGATCAAAGGGGGACAGCGAGTTGATATGCTCCTCAATTGTATCCAGCATTTCTTTAGGCGTAATGAAGGGTCCATCTGCTTCAGAGGTGCTTTCCCAACTCGGTGCGCCTGCTTGAATCCAATTACCGATGGTTATAATGGCGGCGGTGGGAAGTCGGGGTTGACCCTGCGGCATCCGTTTTGCCAAATCTTCTTCAAAGAGTCGTCTATAGAGTTCGGATTCTATAGCAGGTTTTCCCGGGACAACCACCCCTGTTTCGATGAGTGATGTGTGCTCAATGATGAGCTGCTCAGTGTAGGCACCGTGTTCCCCATGGCAGTTGAGGCAGTTTCGTTCAAAGATCGCATACGCCTGTTGTGCAAGATTCTGCTGGGCATCAACACTGTGAGAGTTGCCCAAAATGACGGTCAACAGCGAAACGAATGTAATAAAAATCTTCCAGTTTTTCATGTATTTTCCTCCTTAGCATTTACGATGGCGACGAGATCAAGGACGTTGACTGCACCATCGCCGTTGACATCGGTTGGTGATGAAACCTACTTCAGGAAAATCTCACCGTCTAAATCCGGGACAGTGTGTGATATGCCAGTGATATCACTGGCGACACCCGTCGCAGATTCTATTAGTTGAATCGTCTGTGCTTTCCCACTGCGGTTATAGACTGCCCAGCCGTTGGTAAACTCTCGGATGAATAACCCGTCGCGTCCTCCATAGAGTTGTCCTTTTTCACTTACTGGCTGATCGAGATCGGCATCCCAGAAATCATACCAGTAGTGCTGATGCGTATGATCATGAGATTCACCTCGTGCGTGTTCGTCTGGATGTCCTTCCCAAATCGGATACTGATGTGTGTGGATTAGTGATGAAATACCCGTTACGTATGAAACATAACCGTCTGAATGCGTTAAACTCAAAGTCGTAAAGACCCGCATTCATTGCCGGTTACGCTGCGAATCTAAAGGTTCCTCAGCAAGTCCCCAACCTTCTAAAGAATTAATCTGTGGAGATCGAAGGTTTTCTTCTGACCATAGCAAAGTGCTTTCAATTTCTTGAAGTTCGCGATGGGTGTAACCTTCTGGATGATGGTATCCCGTTTCCATGAATGTGCCATTGACATAGGGAGCTGAGTGTGGAATTTTAGAGTGAAGACCGTTGACAATAATGAGAAAATCATCTCTAACCACTTCACGGATTTTCTGTAGTATTGAAACTTTCGCATCAATCCTGTCGCTTTGATAAAAGGGTGATAACGCCTGGTCATCTTGCCACCAATCTAAAAAGATGCCATCATAGATACCACATTTAGCGACTTCAACAACCTGCTTCACAAAGAAGTCTTGTACGCTCGGGTGTGTATAATCAATAAGCAATTCATGCCATCCTTCATCTTGTATTCTATTTCCTGATTCATCTCGCAACCAGTACTCCCAATCATCAGGATAAGGATATACACTTGGGTCCACACCATAGTAATAAATCCCGACGAGAAAAATCATATTTGGATTCTCTTTGAGCATCTTATCCCGCTGTTGCTTTGCTGCCTGGAAATCCCCAGAGATTGTCATTCCTGTAGGGCTCCAACGCCAATGAAGTCCAAACATAAGGGAATGGAAATATAGGTCGTGATAGACTAATCTTTCATCCCATAAGAGCGTTGGTCGATTGATGATGTTGTGCCAAGCGGCCAAAACGGATGGATACTCGCGATCGGTGATCCGATTACGGGTCGGAATCCCTGGGATATTACAGGTAGGGTCATAGAGAAATTCCGTCAAGTTGGATGTCGGGACAGATGAAATATCGACCGCCCAGTTGTTGTTAATCCTAAGTCCCCGAAGTTTTGTTAATCCGGCGAGCGATGAAAAATATTCGATGCGATTGTGGTCGAGCTGTAAATCCTTTAGGTTCAAAAGCCCAGCAAGGGCAGAGATGTCAACGATCTCGTTATTTGATAGATGCAAAGTTTCTAAACTGACTAACCCCGCAAGTGGTGAAACGTCTACGAACCTGTTTTCATAGACTTTCAATGTCCGAAGGTTATGTAGGTTTGCCAGTGGTGTGAGATCCGAGATTTCGTTGGGCGCGAGATGTAGAAACTTAAGATTGATAGCGTGTTCTAAGCCCACAATACTTTCTATGCCGCCATAAATACTGATTAGTTGTTCAAGATTCTGAAGATGTGCTATCTCCAACCGAATATTGCCAAGTTTGAGTTCAGATTTGATAGCCCGACGTAAATTGCCATCTGGCATCCATTCCTCGGCTTTTTCTGGATGCGCCGGTAATCCCGTGGTTGAGACAGACTCAGATCCCTGTAAGCCAGTCCCAGTTCTTTTATTTAACGCCGTAGCCCTGCCCGCTTGATTTCGCAGTGCCGGTTTCGCGTCGATCTCAAGAACAACAGGGGCTTCAATGATTGCAATGGTCGGTTCGGATTGTGCCTCGAAACTATACGGTTTCTGAAAACGGGCGAGGTATTGATTGCTCGTGCCAAGGAGTAATGCGAGCAGAAGGAAAGCGGTACCGAAAGCGATCCATAGAATAACGGGTTTTGGCGTTGTTTGCGGTGTTGGCTTCACATCGGCGACCCGCTGCATAATGTTTTGGCTTATACTCGCCGGTATCTGCACGGTGCTGAGCACTTCTTGAACAAGGAGTTCTTTTTCCTCTTGTAACCGCTTCCGTGCCCGATACATCCGATTATGAATCGCGCTTGCAGAAACGCCCAAGAACTTACTAATTTCTTTCACCGTCATTTCGCCAAGATAGAAAAGCGTCATGACTGTCCGTTCACTCTCAGGGAGTTTTTCGAGAAGTGTTTTGACGATAGCACGGCGACGCTCAGTGATTTCTGTCTGCCGTTGTTCCGATACGTGATGGGTATAAGAGGATTTCTCGACTTCTTCCATAGGAGTGTCCTCCAACGATTGTATCGTAAGATTTTTCTGCCGCATCCGATCAATACAAAGCCGATTCGCGATGACATACAGCCACCCAGAAAATTTATAGGGGTCCTTGAGTGTCGGGAGTCTTTTGTATACCTGAAGGAATGTATCTTGTGTAATCTCCTCGGCATCGTGGAAATCGCCGATCTTCCGCCACGCGAGGGCGTGAACACTTTTCTGGTGCTTTTGAACCAAGACATTAAACGCTACTTCATCGTCTGATAATATTCTTTGAATGAGTTGAACATCGCTGTCTTTCTCCACGAAGTGTCCTCCTAATGAACAGTTCGGGTGTGTCCGTATCCGCCAAAAGGCTTAATCAGATGCCGAATTCTGTTAAATTACGCAGGACGATACGGTTCATACCCTCTATTATTAAAGACGAAATTTTGGGTAGGAAATTCGCATAATTTTAAAAAAATAAAAGAAATCAAGGTTTTTTAGAAGTCATTCTGCGGATATCGGGTTCTGAATGCAGGATAAACCCCGATTGCGGAGGGAAAACTCACGGTGGGTGTTCCTGAAAGACATTTGGGCACTTTTGAAAGAATTTTTCGAGAAATAGGAGTGGTTACAGGGATGCCTTGGAAAAATAGTGATGTGTTAAATTACGCTAACGGCTGGATTTCTCCCAACACTTCATATCATTCCGACGCTCGGGGGGTGAGAACTAATGTCATTCGACGATCTTCAGTTAAGTATCGGTTGACGACGCTGGCGACATCAGCCGTGGAGACATCGGCGAATGCACTTGCAAGTTTCGATAAATTATGGCCATACTGATATTCCATTGTTCCCCAACTCACAGCGAACTGGAGGAGCATCAGGGACTCTGGCACGTTCTCAGGTTTATATTGCATGAGCGTCTCCATGTCCGGCGGTGCACTGAGCTCCTTGGAAAGGGATTCGGCAATCATTGGAACCTGCGTGTTGTTCTCCGGTTGTTTTAACGGGGTCATCAACTGCCGTACCTGCTGCTTAACCTTTTCTATATCTGTGTCCGGCTTGAGTGAAGTACTGACATGTAAGCATGCCTGTTTCGGGGTGATCAGGTCAATATCACAGACTTAAACTTTCGGAGGTAGTGGGTGAACAGGGCAACAGCCTCTGTATCTTGGCGTTCAGGTGAAAACATATAAACACCATTGCCTTCTCTTTCATAGGAAAGCGCGTATAGTCCGCTTGTCTGCCGACCAATTGCTATAATCCCAGAAGCCTTGCCACCGACCCGGGGAGATATCCCAGTTGAACCTGTAGAAATGGCGATAAGTCCAACAGCAGCGTAATTTCCAAAAGCAAACACCCCCACAGATGTTACACCAATCGCGATGATCCCACAAGATACGCTGCCAATGGCAATGACACCAAAAGAAACAGCACCAATCGAAACAAGTCCGAAAGATACCGCTCCGATAGAAACAATACCGGATGTGATTGCTCCAAAAGTTATGTTACCCAAGAGAGGTCCCCACGAGTCCCAAACGCGTAGAAATGGCGTAATGTCGATTTTGAGGAGTTCCAAATATTTCGCTATGCCGTACGCCAAGGCAGGCAAAAAAGCCAGAATCCATAGGATTGCTACCAATATATGCCACTTCAGGACATACGCGTCAAACGTTTTTTTGAAAATTTCCGGGTTAAAGGTTTTTTCCATCTTTTTTCTCCTCCAAATGTTAGGTCGTCAGACATTAAACGAAACGATTATGTTCCCCTTTGATTGATTATCTAAAGACGTAATTTTGGTGCATAAAACGTGCATAATCTGAAAAAAAATGAAAAATTCCTATTTTTTACCAATTATCCTGGGGGGATCGGGCTCCATGCACATGATAAACCACCGATTATGTAAAGTGTGAGAGTGTAAGCACACAATTCTGTAACGTTGCTGTGTGCTTACACTTAAATGTTGAGAAATGGGGTCGGGGTCGGGAAGAAATACAGGACTGAAATCCTTAAGATAGAGCGTCAGTCGGTTTTCTCTGAAATCAATGCTACGCGTGAAGGTGCTATTAGGAATATTGAGCTTTTTGAGGCGTTCTGAATTAAAAATAGGCTTCTAACTTCGCGCGTGCGTTTGAGACACCTTCAATAATCGGTTGTGGCGTTTCCGCCTTCAATCCCAAGTAGATAAGCATAATCTCCTCAGCGTAGCCGACACGGTCTATCTCCTTACAGATAGCCGAAAAATCCATTTCTGGTGCCCAAAACGGCTCGCTTCCTGTCTTGGAATCCACTCCACAGTTGAAATAGACACTCAACAATCGCTCTGATAAGGTTTGCAAGGCGACAACTGGATCGTCTCCACCGCGATGAAAATGGTACGGGCTGTAGTAAAAACCGAAGTTTTCGTTGGAGATCGCAGTGAGGATGTGTTGCGTGCGTTCCAAGTTGTAAGCCAGACTCCCTTCGTGCGCGTAGAGCATAAGGGTGAGATTACGAGCTGCTGCTTCTTCGGTGACCGTTTTGAGATGATCAATGATCGTTTCAATCTCGCTAGCAGTGGCGTCTTCATTCCCGCCACTCGCGATGCTAACTAATGGAATGGAAAGCCTTTGGGCAGTATCGAGAATTTCGATTAACGCCTCAAGTCCGTCTGGCGCGTCAACCCGCGCCGTACTCAACATAGATTTGAAATTGAGTCCGGTCTCCTCTCGGAGAGCGGCGATCGTTTCGGTGTCCACAGCCGAAAAATGGGCTTGGGAGAGTTCAATAGCAGATACACCAACTTTGGGAAACTCGCCTGCGAACTCACTTAAGCTAAAAGAAGAGAATGGAAGGGTACTTGCACAATAGGTTCTCATTTTTTAATTTATGGCTCCTGGACTGCACTCCATTACATTACGTGCAGGTTCTTGGTGGAGCACACGTTCCTTTTAGAGTCGGACGTGAGTTTCATCAAAAACCACCGCGTAACGAAATGGAGCGGCGACCAAAGTTAATAATCCTGAAAATCCTTGAATCCTGAAAATCCTGATTCAGACAATGAAATACTCAATGTACAGAAACCTCGAAATCCGTGTAATCCGCGATTCAGACAATTTCCACTGATCGCTGACTGCTGATGGCTCCCCGCTATTTACCCATCGCCTTGAGTGCCTTCAGGCAGCGTTCGACAGCCTCAAGTGGTGGGAAGGCATCGCTTTCATATTCAACGATATACCATTTCGTGCCACCGGTGGTTTCGCAGACCCGAAAGATCTCATCCCACGGCACACTGTCTTCGCCGATAACAGGACGGAAACCGGCGTGCCTGTCTACCTCGCCCAATGATTCAGTGTAGGGTTTGAGATGGACGGTGCCAGCGCGCCCCGGGTACCTCTCCAGAATGCCGGCGAGATCAGCACCACCAGATAACGCATTGCCCATATCCAGTTGCATCACGACGCCTTCATTCGTGTTACCGAAGAAGGTGTCCCACGGTAGTTCGCCATCCAATGGCGTAAACTCGACATGGTGGTTATGGTAGCCTGTCACCATACCGTGTGCGGCGAGTTTATCAGCGATTCCATTGAAAGTATCTGCTAACTTCAACCAGTCCGCCCGCGATTGACGCAATTCGCCTGGAATCCCCGGAACGATGACATAAGGGTTTTCCAAAACCTTGTTGAATTCGATTGTTTCATCGAGGGTATCTTCTTGGACGAGGTTGAAGGGTGTATGCCAACCGCAGCAGACTAAGCCGAACTCGTTGAGTAAGCCTTTCAACTCTTCTGCGGAATGTTGCGGTGGACCCGCGAATTCAACGCCTTCATATCCCATCTCGGCGACCGCTTTTATCGTGCCGCGGACATCTTCTGCCAACTCATTTCGGACGGAAAACAGTT
This DNA window, taken from Candidatus Poribacteria bacterium, encodes the following:
- a CDS encoding sigma-70 family RNA polymerase sigma factor, encoding MEKDSDVQLIQRILSDDEVAFNVLVQKHQKSVHALAWRKIGDFHDAEEITQDTFLQVYKRLPTLKDPYKFSGWLYVIANRLCIDRMRQKNLTIQSLEDTPMEEVEKSSYTHHVSEQRQTEITERRRAIVKTLLEKLPESERTVMTLFYLGEMTVKEISKFLGVSASAIHNRMYRARKRLQEEKELLVQEVLSTVQIPASISQNIMQRVADVKPTPQTTPKPVILWIAFGTAFLLLALLLGTSNQYLARFQKPYSFEAQSEPTIAIIEAPVVLEIDAKPALRNQAGRATALNKRTGTGLQGSESVSTTGLPAHPEKAEEWMPDGNLRRAIKSELKLGNIRLEIAHLQNLEQLISIYGGIESIVGLEHAINLKFLHLAPNEISDLTPLANLHNLRTLKVYENRFVDVSPLAGLVSLETLHLSNNEIVDISALAGLLNLKDLQLDHNRIEYFSSLAGLTKLRGLRINNNWAVDISSVPTSNLTEFLYDPTCNIPGIPTRNRITDREYPSVLAAWHNIINRPTLLWDERLVYHDLYFHSLMFGLHWRWSPTGMTISGDFQAAKQQRDKMLKENPNMIFLVGIYYYGVDPSVYPYPDDWEYWLRDESGNRIQDEGWHELLIDYTHPSVQDFFVKQVVEVAKCGIYDGIFLDWWQDDQALSPFYQSDRIDAKVSILQKIREVVRDDFLIIVNGLHSKIPHSAPYVNGTFMETGYHHPEGYTHRELQEIESTLLWSEENLRSPQINSLEGWGLAEEPLDSQRNRQ
- a CDS encoding TIM barrel protein; protein product: MRTYCASTLPFSSFSLSEFAGEFPKVGVSAIELSQAHFSAVDTETIAALREETGLNFKSMLSTARVDAPDGLEALIEILDTAQRLSIPLVSIASGGNEDATASEIETIIDHLKTVTEEAAARNLTLMLYAHEGSLAYNLERTQHILTAISNENFGFYYSPYHFHRGGDDPVVALQTLSERLLSVYFNCGVDSKTGSEPFWAPEMDFSAICKEIDRVGYAEEIMLIYLGLKAETPQPIIEGVSNARAKLEAYF
- a CDS encoding sugar phosphate isomerase/epimerase → LFSVRNELAEDVRGTIKAVAEMGYEGVEFAGPPQHSAEELKGLLNEFGLVCCGWHTPFNLVQEDTLDETIEFNKVLENPYVIVPGIPGELRQSRADWLKLADTFNGIADKLAAHGMVTGYHNHHVEFTPLDGELPWDTFFGNTNEGVVMQLDMGNALSGGADLAGILERYPGRAGTVHLKPYTESLGEVDRHAGFRPVIGEDSVPWDEIFRVCETTGGTKWYIVEYESDAFPPLEAVERCLKALKAMGK